The Anolis carolinensis isolate JA03-04 chromosome 2, rAnoCar3.1.pri, whole genome shotgun sequence genome has a window encoding:
- the LOC100564822 gene encoding zinc finger protein 239 isoform X2 translates to MENLLHPYSTSHTGVKVHKCMDCEKCFIERSSLTKHQRTHTGEKPYKCMECGKSFSQSHNLCTHQRTHTGEKPYQCMECGKSFSQSRHLYIHRRTHTGEKPYQCMECEESFSQIGNLFTHQRTHTGEKPHKCTECGKSFSYSGDLRSHQRTHTGEKPYQCRECGKSFSQVGHLRSHQRTHTGEKPYQCVECGKSFSQSGHLHSHQRTHTGEKTHKCVECGKSFSHSGDLHSHQRTHTGEKPHKCIECGKSFSLSGNLRSHQMIHTGEKPYQCMECGKSFRKRSACIRHQKTHTRLKEETLL, encoded by the coding sequence ATGGAAAATCTTCTACATCCGTATTCCACATCACACACAGGGGTGAAGGTACATAAGTGTATGGACTGCGAGAAATGTTTCATTGAGAGAAGTTCTCTTACTAAACATCAACGAActcacacgggagagaagccatataaatgcatggaatgtgggaagagcttcagtcagagtcaCAATCTGTGTACTCACcagaggacccacactggggagaagccataccagtgcatggaatgtggaaagagcttcagtcagagtagaCATCTGTACATTCATCggaggacccacactggggagaagccctatcaatgcatggaatgtgaagaaagcttcagtcagattGGAAATCTGTTTACACATCAgaggacccacacgggggagaagccacataaatgcacggaatgtggaaagagcttcagttacAGTGGGGACCTGCGTTCCcaccaaaggacccacacaggggagaagccatatcaatgccgtgaatgtggaaagagcttcagtcaagtTGGACATCTCCGTTCCcaccaaaggacccacacaggagagaagccgtatcaatgcgtggaatgtggaaagagcttcagtcagagtggacatctccattcccatcaaaggacccacacaggagagaagaccCATAAATgcgtggagtgtggaaagagcttcagtcacagtggagacctgcattcccatcaaaggacccacacaggagagaaaccacacAAATGcatcgaatgtggaaagagcttcagtctgaGTGGAAATCTGCGTTCCCACCAGatgatccacacaggggagaagccatatcaatgcatggaatgcgGAAAGAGTTTCAGAAAAAGATCGGCATGCATTAGACATCAGAAAACTCACACACGCCTAAAGGAAGAGACCTTACTTTAA